From a region of the Fischerella sp. JS2 genome:
- a CDS encoding peptidylprolyl isomerase, producing MSVILQVREQKVTAEEIVPLLANYQLLPQLLREMIIDQAIAPFICTPEETEKACQAFYLQQNSKTDAERQAWLRRRGMTSEQVRKLVTRALRLEKFKQATWETQIDAYFDKRKPQLDRVIYSVIHTKDSGIAQELFFRLQAGEQSFAELAPKYSIGQEARTQGIVGPVELGKLHPTLAKLLTFTQPGQLLPPTPIDQWFVILRLEKILPAELNDVTRWQLRHELFLKWLGQQVAQLNPLNNTQEDGNLLPM from the coding sequence ATGAGTGTAATTCTACAAGTTCGCGAACAAAAAGTTACGGCTGAAGAAATTGTGCCTTTGCTGGCAAATTACCAGTTATTGCCACAACTGTTGCGAGAAATGATCATAGATCAGGCGATCGCACCATTTATTTGCACACCAGAAGAAACAGAAAAAGCCTGTCAAGCATTTTACTTACAGCAAAATTCAAAAACAGACGCTGAACGTCAAGCTTGGTTACGCCGTCGTGGTATGACTTCTGAACAAGTCCGTAAATTAGTAACACGGGCATTACGGTTAGAAAAGTTTAAACAAGCCACTTGGGAAACTCAGATCGATGCTTACTTTGACAAGCGTAAACCTCAACTTGATCGGGTAATTTATTCTGTTATTCATACCAAAGATAGTGGTATTGCCCAAGAACTTTTCTTCCGTTTGCAAGCAGGGGAACAATCTTTTGCGGAACTGGCTCCCAAATATTCCATAGGGCAAGAAGCCCGCACTCAAGGTATTGTTGGGCCAGTAGAACTAGGTAAACTGCACCCCACCTTGGCAAAACTGCTAACTTTCACCCAGCCAGGACAACTTTTACCACCCACACCCATAGACCAGTGGTTTGTCATTCTCAGGTTAGAAAAGATACTTCCTGCTGAGTTAAATGATGTTACTCGTTGGCAGTTGCGGCATGAATTGTTTCTCAAGTGGTTGGGACAACAAGTTGCACAATTAAACCCGCTGAATAACACTCAAGAGGATGGAAATTTACTGCCAATGTAA
- a CDS encoding MoaD/ThiS family protein, which yields MYEPTIRINVKLFAAYQEAYGVPELVLEFPENTPVVAVRDRLIAEHPELSKWRDVTRFGVNLIFVEPDTILQDGDEVVLIPPVSGG from the coding sequence ATGTATGAACCTACAATTAGAATTAATGTCAAGTTATTTGCTGCTTATCAAGAGGCTTATGGAGTACCAGAACTGGTGTTGGAATTTCCGGAGAATACACCAGTTGTTGCAGTGCGCGATCGCTTAATTGCCGAACATCCGGAATTAAGCAAATGGCGGGATGTAACCAGGTTTGGAGTTAACTTGATATTTGTCGAACCAGATACTATTTTGCAAGACGGCGATGAGGTCGTGTTAATTCCCCCTGTTAGTGGTGGTTAA
- a CDS encoding AI-2E family transporter, translating to MSPPPKPSIWQNLNLLILLRLLLLFACGWALVVLISYFYNVIAIFTTAAIIAALLNYPVQWLSRYIKRGLAITIVFFSAVVILIAVVTALGLEVIYQGQGLVDRITQALKTQDLLPLKEFIGNLNLEKLLQTLQTGLVSGLGIAQNIFSSVFTLIFLAVISLYMLIDGEKLWFYSLQLVPVKSRDRFATTFQCSFLGFLRGQLLLMLFLSTASFLVFLILGVNYALFLALVVGILDAIPGIGATLAVLTITLLILASQGWVIAVEVVIASIILQQIQDNFVSPKVMGNALEISPVILFLALFIGERVAGLLGVFLSIPIAGMIAAWLRAENLEEQQSAPKESQ from the coding sequence ATGAGTCCACCTCCAAAACCAAGCATTTGGCAAAATCTAAACCTTTTAATCCTGCTGCGTTTGTTGTTACTATTCGCCTGTGGTTGGGCACTCGTCGTACTCATTAGTTACTTTTATAACGTTATTGCCATTTTTACTACAGCCGCTATTATTGCTGCATTGCTGAATTATCCTGTGCAGTGGTTGTCTCGTTATATTAAGCGAGGATTAGCAATTACTATTGTTTTCTTCAGCGCTGTTGTGATTTTAATTGCTGTGGTTACTGCTTTGGGGTTAGAGGTAATCTATCAAGGACAAGGACTAGTCGATCGCATTACTCAAGCACTGAAAACACAAGATTTACTGCCACTTAAAGAATTTATAGGAAATTTAAATCTAGAAAAACTTTTACAAACTCTGCAAACTGGGTTGGTATCTGGATTAGGAATTGCTCAAAATATTTTTTCTAGCGTCTTTACATTGATTTTTCTGGCTGTTATCAGTTTATATATGCTCATAGATGGCGAAAAACTTTGGTTTTATAGTTTACAGTTGGTTCCTGTAAAGTCACGCGATCGCTTTGCCACGACTTTTCAGTGTAGTTTCTTAGGATTCTTGCGGGGACAATTATTGTTGATGCTATTCTTATCAACTGCAAGTTTTCTTGTTTTCTTAATCTTGGGAGTGAACTATGCGTTATTTTTAGCACTCGTTGTTGGCATTTTAGACGCTATTCCTGGTATTGGGGCAACGCTAGCAGTACTCACAATTACTTTATTAATACTGGCATCCCAAGGCTGGGTAATTGCAGTTGAAGTTGTGATTGCCAGCATAATTCTTCAGCAAATTCAAGATAACTTTGTAAGTCCCAAAGTTATGGGCAATGCATTAGAAATTAGTCCAGTCATACTATTTTTAGCTCTATTTATTGGTGAGCGAGTAGCTGGTTTACTGGGTGTGTTTCTATCGATTCCCATTGCAGGGATGATTGCTGCTTGGTTAAGAGCAGAAAACTTAGAAGAACAGCAATCTGCACCAAAAGAATCGCAATAA
- a CDS encoding glutathione S-transferase family protein — MTDLTLVIGNKNYSSWSLRPWLAMKQFGLEFQEICIPLYTPEATSKIRQYSPSGKVPVLLHGNQKVWDSLAICEYLAEEFLHLNWWPEDKSTRMIARCISAEMHSGFQNLRQNMPMNCRAKLPGKGIALGVQKDIDRITTIWRDCREKFGGNGDMLFGQFTIADAMFAPVVLRFVIYDVQLDNVAQNYVEAILAIPALQEWIKAGKAEQEIIPAFEF; from the coding sequence ATGACAGATTTAACTCTTGTAATTGGCAATAAAAATTATTCATCTTGGTCATTGCGTCCGTGGTTAGCGATGAAGCAATTTGGTTTAGAATTCCAGGAAATTTGCATTCCGCTATATACCCCAGAAGCTACATCAAAAATTCGTCAATACTCTCCATCAGGAAAAGTACCTGTTTTATTACATGGCAATCAAAAGGTGTGGGATTCTCTAGCTATTTGTGAATATTTAGCTGAAGAATTTCTACATCTAAATTGGTGGCCAGAAGATAAATCTACTAGGATGATAGCTCGTTGTATTAGTGCAGAAATGCACTCTGGTTTTCAAAATTTACGTCAGAATATGCCGATGAATTGCCGTGCTAAACTTCCTGGTAAAGGGATAGCATTAGGGGTACAAAAAGACATTGATCGTATCACTACTATCTGGCGAGATTGTCGAGAAAAGTTTGGTGGTAATGGTGATATGTTATTTGGTCAATTTACTATAGCTGATGCTATGTTTGCTCCAGTTGTCTTGCGGTTTGTGATCTATGATGTGCAGTTAGATAATGTTGCTCAAAATTATGTAGAAGCTATTTTAGCAATACCAGCACTGCAAGAATGGATCAAAGCTGGTAAAGCTGAGCAAGAAATTATTCCTGCTTTTGAGTTTTAG
- a CDS encoding LysR family transcriptional regulator — MKLSQIRAFVAVAECGNFSEAASELQLSQPAISHAIATLEEELGVPLFARGRYGAVLTPAGERILYHARTVLQHLEMMQEEANLHKGLHGGHVRIASFRSVATHLLPQVIAKFHHQFPEIAVTIIERLAYLDVEQSLREGRADIGITYLPAPEEFETWEIVQDEYVALLPPHAKIENFQITWQDLAVYSPVMLSCLPCGRPLHEHIRNLAPFLNTASHIQEDSTIVSMVNQGLTAAILPRLAAIPIPPQVQVYGLPVPLKRVMAVAVLSNALHIPAVFKFLELLKKFDFQSLADST; from the coding sequence ATGAAACTCTCCCAGATTCGAGCCTTTGTTGCAGTAGCGGAGTGTGGTAACTTTAGTGAGGCAGCAAGTGAATTGCAGCTTTCTCAACCAGCAATCAGTCATGCCATTGCTACCTTAGAAGAAGAATTGGGTGTACCTCTATTTGCTAGGGGTCGCTACGGTGCAGTATTAACACCAGCAGGCGAACGGATTTTGTATCATGCTCGCACAGTTCTGCAACATTTGGAGATGATGCAAGAAGAAGCAAATCTGCATAAAGGTTTACATGGTGGTCATGTACGCATAGCTTCTTTTCGTAGCGTCGCCACTCATTTGCTACCGCAAGTAATAGCCAAATTTCACCATCAATTCCCAGAAATAGCTGTCACTATCATAGAACGCCTTGCTTACTTGGATGTAGAACAATCTTTACGTGAAGGACGCGCTGATATTGGTATTACCTATCTACCTGCACCTGAAGAATTTGAAACTTGGGAAATTGTCCAGGATGAATATGTTGCTTTATTGCCACCCCATGCCAAAATAGAGAATTTCCAAATTACTTGGCAAGATTTAGCAGTTTATTCACCAGTCATGCTTAGTTGCTTACCCTGTGGACGACCTTTACATGAACATATCAGAAATTTAGCGCCCTTTTTAAATACTGCTAGCCATATTCAAGAAGACTCTACTATTGTCAGCATGGTGAATCAAGGACTTACAGCTGCTATACTCCCACGTTTAGCAGCAATACCAATTCCTCCACAAGTACAAGTATACGGTTTGCCAGTACCGCTTAAAAGAGTCATGGCCGTTGCAGTTTTATCCAACGCTTTGCACATCCCTGCGGTTTTTAAATTTTTAGAATTGTTAAAAAAATTTGATTTTCAGAGCTTAGCTGACTCTACTTGA
- a CDS encoding alpha/beta fold hydrolase, giving the protein MTPKVALQPCFLTPKRLQPEYPLFVYLPGMDGTGQLLRTQTAGLEAGFDVRCLAIPREDLTSWEVLTNNVLDLIHAELEKSSQRPVYLCGESFGGCLAQKVAVAAPHLFKRIILINPASSFHLRPLYEWASQFSYLVPSSCFDIGALALLPFLATLSRISRSDRQDLLKTMRSIPSQTVLWRLSLIREFSVDEQQLRQLTQPVLLVASTQDRLLPSLAEAQRLANILPNSKVLVLPESGHACLLETEINLYEIMKANDFLEISAKAAEAMQVGG; this is encoded by the coding sequence ATGACTCCAAAAGTAGCACTACAGCCGTGTTTTTTGACTCCTAAACGTCTTCAGCCAGAATATCCCTTATTTGTATATTTGCCTGGAATGGATGGAACTGGTCAACTATTACGAACGCAAACAGCAGGCTTAGAAGCTGGTTTCGATGTCCGTTGTTTGGCAATCCCACGGGAAGATTTGACTAGTTGGGAAGTATTAACTAATAATGTGTTGGACTTGATCCATGCAGAATTAGAAAAAAGTTCCCAGCGACCAGTTTATCTATGTGGCGAATCTTTTGGGGGTTGTTTAGCTCAAAAAGTAGCTGTAGCAGCACCACATTTATTTAAAAGAATTATTTTGATTAATCCTGCTTCTAGTTTTCATCTTCGCCCATTATACGAGTGGGCGTCACAGTTTTCTTATTTAGTGCCATCATCCTGTTTTGATATTGGCGCTCTAGCTTTATTACCGTTTCTAGCAACATTATCACGTATTTCCAGAAGCGATCGCCAAGATTTGCTGAAAACAATGCGTTCTATACCTTCACAAACCGTTCTGTGGCGATTATCTTTAATTCGAGAATTCAGTGTTGATGAACAACAGTTACGTCAACTGACTCAACCTGTTTTACTAGTCGCTAGCACTCAGGATAGACTTTTACCTTCTCTGGCAGAAGCGCAAAGATTAGCTAATATTTTACCCAACTCCAAAGTTCTGGTATTACCTGAAAGTGGACATGCTTGTTTATTAGAAACAGAGATCAACCTTTACGAAATTATGAAGGCAAATGATTTTTTGGAAATTAGTGCTAAAGCAGCTGAGGCGATGCAAGTCGGAGGATAA
- a CDS encoding 1-acyl-sn-glycerol-3-phosphate acyltransferase, whose protein sequence is MSVNSPLNISHWLLAALSTKMFRYYEDRIPQDASVLVVSNHRSFMDAPILMAALSSPIRFACHHYMGQVPIMREIVAGLGCFPLEANQQRQQSFFKQAQILLKSKQLVGVFPEGTEPMVKFTQPNSVGEFQRGFAHLALRANVKDLAILPVAIASIEEINTSAVPLKLLNLFDPSEPLFDQPGWHPLVIYNRVAVLIGRPYWITPQHQQLYQGKQAKTVVAELTEHCQGEIANLLHEGSY, encoded by the coding sequence ATGAGTGTAAACAGCCCCCTGAATATTTCTCACTGGTTGTTGGCAGCACTTTCAACCAAAATGTTTCGCTACTATGAGGATCGCATTCCCCAAGATGCCAGTGTGTTGGTAGTTAGCAATCACCGTAGCTTTATGGATGCACCAATCTTGATGGCAGCACTTTCGAGTCCAATTAGATTTGCTTGTCATCATTACATGGGACAAGTACCCATTATGCGAGAAATAGTAGCAGGGTTGGGATGCTTTCCCTTAGAGGCAAATCAGCAACGTCAACAAAGCTTTTTTAAGCAAGCACAAATTTTGTTGAAGTCGAAACAACTGGTTGGAGTTTTTCCTGAAGGAACAGAACCGATGGTGAAATTTACTCAGCCAAACAGTGTGGGTGAGTTTCAACGAGGATTTGCTCATCTGGCATTAAGAGCCAATGTCAAAGATTTGGCAATTCTGCCAGTTGCGATCGCCTCTATAGAAGAAATTAACACATCAGCCGTTCCCTTGAAACTATTGAACTTGTTTGATCCTTCCGAACCACTTTTCGATCAACCTGGTTGGCATCCTTTGGTAATATACAATCGAGTTGCGGTGTTGATTGGCCGTCCTTATTGGATTACGCCCCAACACCAACAACTATACCAAGGTAAACAAGCTAAAACTGTTGTTGCTGAACTAACAGAACATTGTCAGGGCGAAATTGCTAATCTATTGCATGAAGGATCTTATTAG
- a CDS encoding esterase-like activity of phytase family protein — protein MTQDTIRFAQFNASLNRSTEGQLIEDLSTPENSQAKAIAEIIQRTNPDIISVQEFDYYADDPTKAVDLFRQNYLKVSQNGADPVDYPYFYIAPSNTGISSGYDLNNDGKIVTTPGESGYGDDAFGFGNFPGQFGMLLLSKYPIDTENVRTFQNFLWKDMPDSLLSTIALPNSDTPWYSQQEQEVLRLSSKSHWDVPIEVNGQIIHALVSHPTPPVFDGAEDRNGKRNHDEIRFWSDYIIPGAGDYIYDDNGNYGGLTEKAAFVILGDQNADRNDGDSYNYAIRQILENPRVNTSVTPSSLGGSEQAVLDQGKNTTHISDPAYDTADFNDNNSGNLRVDYVLPSQNLKIRDAQVFWPTTTDPLYPLVGDRQDATTTPSSDHSLVWTDLTMKQPSLVGFSSLPADTYAEGPPSGQNDGNGKPISSNRRTGPFPGQPVQGFSGVQFADSDSYWFLSDNGFGSQTNSADYLLRIYKVDPDFKTADNGSGDAEWTDYIQLSDPHNLIPWQIVNETTTDRFLTGADFDPESVVLGKDGTIWIGEEFGPYLLHFDSNGVLIDAPISTPNIFPLNTLNGQDPIVIGHRGGAPGIRPEHTIGDLGGDLVASNNLGAEFGADFLEPDLVVTKDGVLIVRHEPVLAAVKTDANGNIVYDENGKPVISEATTNVANFEKFSDCLTTKVLDGQRITGWFAEDFTLAEIKELRAVERIPNIRPESARYDGYFQIPTLEEYINFIKDYEAETGVKLGIYPETKHPTYFAKEGKFLDGTPINYNTSQILVDTLVANDFIDPDRIFIQSFEVSNLKELKNEIMPNAGVDIPLVQLIDGSGAPYDYVYEGIDQTYADLITPEGLTEIASYAEGIGPSKRLIVPAKTIDKNNDGKPDDINSDGQISDADRYLQEPTTLVYDAHQAGLLVHPYTFRSDEYYLSPDYNGNPELEYEQFIRLGVDGYFSDFVDDGVAAKDKITADDVASPQNPGVEEDEAIANLARSRGFEAMSYSPDRQTLYPILEGYVAGDPNDSRRVYEFDVATKSFNDDLVGYYQVDDPNHAIGDATPINDHEFLIIERDEKSGAEAEFKKVFKVDISRTNEQGYLYKEEVIDLLNIADPNDLNGDGSNTFSFPFLTIEDILVLDENTVLLANDNNYPFNAIRNPLEPDNNEFIKVELSTPLNLDSRLGIPKSIIYGTSEDDYFDDYLYDPNCDNADLYPKLFFGDNQILFTGDGDDIVDVSGFGSGNQIDTGNDDDIVLAGTKNSINAGAGNDELYVGIGGGENLVTGGEGADQFWIVTDETDLPAKPNTITDFNSSEEDVIGFANVSFAYDSLGGDWTTRQEGDNTIIGVYGQDVAVLLGIQATNLTQANFAFA, from the coding sequence ATGACACAGGACACAATTCGCTTTGCCCAATTCAACGCTTCCTTGAACCGGAGTACGGAAGGGCAGCTAATTGAAGATTTATCCACACCAGAAAATTCTCAAGCCAAAGCTATTGCCGAGATCATTCAACGCACGAATCCAGATATTATCAGCGTCCAAGAATTTGATTATTATGCAGATGACCCAACCAAAGCAGTTGATTTGTTCCGGCAGAACTACCTAAAAGTCAGTCAAAATGGAGCAGATCCCGTTGACTATCCATACTTCTACATTGCTCCTTCCAATACAGGTATTAGTTCTGGCTATGACCTCAACAACGATGGCAAGATTGTAACTACACCAGGAGAAAGCGGATACGGGGACGATGCCTTTGGTTTCGGCAATTTTCCTGGACAGTTTGGAATGCTATTACTGTCTAAATATCCAATTGACACAGAGAATGTGCGTACTTTCCAGAATTTTCTGTGGAAGGATATGCCCGATTCTTTATTGTCAACGATCGCTCTTCCTAATTCTGATACTCCCTGGTATTCTCAACAAGAGCAAGAAGTTTTACGGCTATCTTCCAAAAGTCATTGGGATGTGCCAATTGAGGTGAATGGTCAAATAATTCACGCTTTGGTGAGTCATCCTACACCTCCTGTATTCGATGGTGCAGAAGACCGCAACGGCAAGCGCAATCATGATGAGATTCGCTTTTGGTCAGACTATATCATCCCCGGGGCAGGTGATTATATATATGATGACAACGGTAACTACGGAGGACTGACAGAAAAAGCAGCCTTCGTGATTCTGGGCGACCAAAACGCTGATCGAAATGATGGGGACAGTTACAACTATGCAATTCGGCAGATATTAGAAAATCCCCGTGTGAATACCAGTGTCACACCAAGTAGCTTAGGTGGTTCTGAACAAGCCGTACTGGACCAAGGTAAGAATACTACTCATATCAGCGATCCAGCCTATGACACAGCAGATTTCAATGATAATAATTCAGGTAATCTCCGCGTTGACTATGTGCTGCCGTCTCAAAACTTAAAAATTCGGGATGCTCAAGTATTCTGGCCTACCACTACTGATCCCCTGTATCCACTAGTAGGCGATCGCCAAGATGCTACCACCACTCCTTCTTCAGATCACAGTTTAGTATGGACGGATTTGACAATGAAACAACCCTCTTTAGTTGGATTTTCTTCCTTACCAGCTGATACCTATGCTGAAGGCCCGCCATCTGGTCAAAATGATGGCAATGGCAAACCCATTTCCAGTAACAGGCGTACAGGGCCATTTCCAGGACAACCTGTACAAGGTTTTAGCGGTGTGCAGTTTGCCGATTCAGATAGCTACTGGTTTTTGTCAGATAACGGCTTTGGTAGCCAGACTAATAGTGCTGATTATCTACTGCGGATTTATAAAGTCGACCCAGATTTCAAAACCGCAGACAATGGCAGTGGTGACGCCGAGTGGACTGACTACATCCAACTATCCGACCCTCACAACTTAATTCCTTGGCAAATTGTCAACGAAACCACAACAGACCGCTTCTTGACAGGGGCTGACTTCGACCCTGAATCTGTTGTTTTGGGGAAAGACGGCACAATTTGGATTGGTGAAGAATTTGGTCCCTATCTACTGCATTTTGACAGTAACGGCGTTCTCATAGATGCCCCAATTTCTACCCCCAATATTTTTCCGCTCAATACCCTCAACGGACAAGACCCAATCGTCATTGGTCATCGGGGTGGTGCGCCTGGCATTCGTCCAGAACATACAATCGGCGATTTAGGCGGAGATTTAGTTGCTTCTAACAACTTGGGTGCTGAATTCGGAGCAGATTTCCTAGAACCAGACCTAGTTGTCACCAAAGATGGAGTTTTAATTGTCCGTCACGAACCTGTATTGGCAGCAGTGAAGACGGATGCAAACGGCAATATTGTTTACGACGAGAACGGCAAACCCGTTATTAGTGAAGCAACAACTAACGTCGCGAATTTTGAAAAATTTAGCGATTGCCTGACTACCAAAGTTTTAGATGGACAAAGGATCACAGGCTGGTTTGCAGAAGATTTCACACTGGCTGAAATTAAAGAACTGCGGGCAGTTGAACGTATTCCTAATATCCGCCCTGAAAGTGCTAGGTATGATGGTTACTTCCAAATTCCCACACTGGAAGAATACATTAACTTCATCAAAGACTACGAAGCTGAAACAGGTGTAAAGCTTGGTATCTATCCCGAAACCAAACACCCCACTTACTTTGCCAAAGAAGGTAAATTCTTAGATGGCACTCCCATCAATTACAATACTTCGCAAATTTTAGTTGATACCCTAGTTGCCAACGATTTCATCGATCCTGACCGCATTTTTATTCAGTCCTTTGAAGTCTCCAATCTCAAAGAACTCAAAAACGAAATCATGCCCAACGCTGGGGTGGATATTCCTTTGGTGCAGTTAATAGATGGTAGTGGCGCTCCCTACGATTATGTGTATGAGGGAATTGACCAAACCTACGCCGACTTAATTACTCCTGAAGGGTTGACAGAAATTGCCAGCTATGCTGAAGGAATCGGCCCTAGCAAAAGATTGATCGTACCAGCCAAGACTATTGATAAAAATAACGACGGTAAACCAGATGACATTAACAGTGATGGCCAAATTAGTGATGCAGATCGATACCTCCAGGAACCAACTACCCTAGTCTACGATGCTCACCAAGCAGGCTTGTTGGTGCATCCATACACCTTCCGCAGTGACGAATATTACTTGTCACCTGACTACAACGGCAACCCAGAACTAGAGTACGAGCAGTTTATCCGCTTAGGGGTAGACGGCTACTTCAGCGATTTTGTCGATGATGGGGTGGCAGCAAAAGACAAAATTACCGCCGATGACGTTGCTTCTCCCCAAAACCCAGGAGTAGAAGAAGACGAAGCGATCGCTAATTTAGCTAGATCCCGTGGCTTTGAAGCCATGAGTTACAGCCCAGATCGTCAAACCCTTTACCCGATACTCGAAGGATATGTTGCTGGAGATCCTAACGACTCCCGACGTGTTTATGAATTTGACGTTGCGACAAAATCCTTTAACGATGATTTAGTTGGTTACTATCAAGTAGATGATCCGAATCATGCGATCGGCGATGCCACCCCAATTAACGATCACGAATTCTTAATAATTGAACGAGATGAAAAATCGGGAGCAGAAGCAGAATTCAAGAAAGTCTTCAAAGTCGATATTTCCCGAACCAATGAACAAGGCTATCTCTACAAAGAGGAAGTCATTGATTTACTCAACATTGCTGACCCTAACGACCTCAACGGCGATGGGAGTAACACCTTTAGTTTCCCTTTCCTCACCATTGAAGATATCCTGGTTCTGGATGAAAATACTGTCTTGCTTGCCAACGACAACAACTATCCGTTCAACGCCATCCGCAATCCCTTAGAACCAGATAACAATGAATTTATCAAGGTTGAATTGTCCACTCCCCTCAACCTCGATTCTCGACTAGGAATCCCCAAATCAATCATCTACGGTACATCAGAAGATGATTATTTCGATGATTATCTTTACGATCCCAATTGCGATAATGCTGATCTCTATCCAAAGTTATTCTTTGGAGATAATCAAATTCTCTTTACCGGGGATGGCGATGACATCGTTGATGTCAGTGGATTTGGTAGCGGCAATCAAATTGATACTGGTAATGATGATGACATCGTATTAGCTGGTACAAAAAATAGCATAAACGCCGGTGCAGGTAACGATGAATTATATGTTGGTATTGGCGGAGGCGAAAACCTTGTGACTGGCGGTGAAGGAGCCGATCAGTTTTGGATTGTTACCGATGAAACAGACTTGCCAGCAAAGCCTAACACAATTACGGACTTCAACAGTAGTGAAGAAGATGTGATTGGCTTTGCTAACGTTAGTTTTGCCTATGACTCTCTCGGTGGTGATTGGACAACTCGCCAAGAAGGTGATAACACTATCATCGGTGTTTATGGACAAGATGTGGCTGTGTTACTGGGAATTCAAGCTACTAATCTGACTCAGGCAAACTTTGCCTTTGCTTAA
- a CDS encoding GNAT family N-acetyltransferase: MNYQVVEQLSEIQISDLLDLYKNEFWSQRRTREEIEKMLAASDIIIGLVDECDCLIAFTRVLTDFIYRATVYDVIVKPSHRNMGLGSKLMELAINHPKLSSVEVVALYCLPEMMSFYKHWGFTADVGELQLMFRTNKIHPENTKTSNN; this comes from the coding sequence ATGAATTATCAAGTTGTAGAACAACTAAGTGAAATTCAAATTTCAGATTTATTAGATTTATACAAAAACGAATTCTGGAGTCAACGACGCACGCGTGAGGAAATCGAGAAGATGCTAGCAGCATCGGATATTATAATTGGATTGGTTGATGAGTGCGATTGCTTGATTGCTTTTACTCGCGTTCTTACAGATTTTATATATAGAGCCACTGTTTATGATGTCATCGTCAAACCTAGCCATAGAAATATGGGACTTGGCTCTAAATTGATGGAATTAGCGATCAATCATCCTAAATTATCCTCTGTAGAAGTGGTAGCTCTTTATTGTTTACCAGAGATGATGTCTTTTTATAAGCATTGGGGTTTTACCGCAGATGTAGGTGAGTTGCAGCTGATGTTCCGTACCAATAAAATTCATCCTGAAAATACCAAAACCAGCAATAATTAA
- a CDS encoding alpha/beta hydrolase produces the protein MTPFKLTSYIFSVIIFVIYSTFVTVFQPKPAISADNIYFPVSSTKLRLSVKSLEVFAKEGRITKEFEFFAKRLKPEKLQRLRKLLLYKFNTNSVAVSQLTYSPIGEEYIRQYGAIIKTRTGQNGFYAIRSALVLAAADPEGLTGLSFIRHFPTDIQISVKDFLELLDELSYLTG, from the coding sequence ATGACTCCTTTTAAATTAACCTCTTACATATTTTCAGTAATTATCTTTGTAATTTACAGCACTTTTGTAACAGTATTCCAACCAAAACCTGCCATCAGCGCAGATAATATTTATTTTCCTGTCAGTTCTACTAAATTACGTTTATCAGTTAAATCTTTAGAGGTTTTTGCCAAAGAAGGTCGAATTACAAAAGAATTTGAGTTTTTCGCCAAACGACTTAAACCAGAAAAACTACAGCGTCTTCGCAAACTATTACTGTATAAATTTAATACTAATTCTGTAGCAGTTTCTCAACTTACGTATTCTCCAATCGGAGAAGAATACATCCGCCAATATGGTGCGATTATCAAAACACGTACAGGTCAAAATGGTTTTTATGCTATCCGTTCAGCCTTGGTGCTTGCAGCAGCAGACCCAGAAGGATTAACTGGGTTAAGTTTTATACGTCACTTTCCCACAGATATTCAGATTAGTGTCAAAGATTTTTTAGAACTGTTAGATGAATTGAGTTACCTTACAGGCTAA
- a CDS encoding phage holin family protein, with the protein MAGFIISVVVIAISLLIISKLPTGVEIDSPWIALIAGAIIGAFNGFWSLFPGWFRTTSAVISLGLIPLIGSIIVFGLAAWLVEGFRLRWGIASAIIGAIALSIINSILFFILRQIGVVAAF; encoded by the coding sequence ATGGCTGGTTTTATCATTTCTGTTGTGGTAATTGCTATTAGTTTGTTAATTATCTCCAAGCTACCTACTGGCGTTGAGATAGATAGTCCTTGGATTGCTTTGATTGCAGGAGCAATTATCGGTGCTTTTAATGGTTTCTGGAGTCTTTTCCCTGGTTGGTTTAGGACAACTAGCGCTGTTATCAGTCTGGGTTTAATTCCTTTGATTGGCAGCATTATTGTATTTGGTTTAGCAGCTTGGCTAGTAGAAGGATTCAGACTGCGATGGGGAATTGCTAGCGCCATTATTGGAGCGATCGCCTTAAGTATTATCAACTCCATTCTGTTCTTTATTCTGCGCCAGATTGGTGTAGTGGCAGCTTTTTAA